In one Halofilum ochraceum genomic region, the following are encoded:
- a CDS encoding MurR/RpiR family transcriptional regulator, producing the protein MNETESPHAGGPQAVHGDTSVAETIHRCLDRLTPTERKPARLLLANYPVVGLEPLASFARRAEVSHPSILRFIAKLGFSGYAEFQAALRSELEARLKSPLAKRHADGAEAGGGDDLLAQYAEAAAENIRQSVASMPRSEFEGTLNLLAESRNTLYLLGGRFTDAVASYMYMHLRVLRPRVYHVSGPPVSWSEYVLDMDRRSVLIVFDIRRYQEDLVRFADEAAERGARIVLVTDNWLSPIAAHAEYVLATRIEVPSNWDSVVAMMTLMEALIAALNNRQWPRLEGRIRELERMRDHFESGEPLEPKPESDQ; encoded by the coding sequence ATGAATGAAACGGAATCGCCGCATGCCGGGGGCCCGCAGGCCGTGCACGGGGATACCTCGGTGGCCGAAACGATCCATCGGTGTCTCGACCGGCTGACCCCGACCGAGCGGAAACCGGCCCGGTTGCTGCTTGCGAACTATCCGGTTGTGGGACTGGAGCCGCTGGCGAGCTTCGCGCGGCGCGCCGAGGTCAGCCACCCGAGCATCCTGCGATTCATCGCCAAGCTCGGGTTTTCGGGCTATGCCGAGTTCCAGGCGGCACTGCGGTCGGAACTCGAGGCGCGACTGAAATCACCGCTGGCGAAGCGGCATGCGGACGGTGCGGAGGCGGGCGGTGGCGACGACCTGCTGGCCCAGTACGCGGAGGCCGCCGCGGAGAATATCCGCCAGTCCGTGGCGTCGATGCCGCGCTCGGAGTTCGAGGGAACGTTGAACCTCCTCGCCGAGAGCAGGAACACGCTGTATCTGCTCGGGGGGCGGTTCACCGACGCGGTCGCTAGCTACATGTACATGCACCTGCGCGTGCTGCGTCCGCGTGTCTATCACGTCAGCGGCCCGCCGGTCTCCTGGTCGGAGTATGTCCTCGACATGGACCGCCGCTCCGTGCTGATCGTGTTCGACATCCGCCGGTATCAGGAAGACCTGGTCCGGTTCGCGGACGAAGCCGCGGAGCGGGGCGCGCGGATCGTGCTGGTGACGGACAACTGGCTGTCGCCCATCGCGGCGCACGCCGAATATGTCCTCGCAACCCGTATCGAGGTCCCTTCGAACTGGGACTCCGTGGTGGCGATGATGACGCTGATGGAGGCGTTGATCGCGGCCCTTAACAATCGGCAGTGGCCGCGCCTCGAGGGCCGTATCCGTGAACTCGAGCGCATGCGCGACCATTTTGAATCCGGCGAGCCACTGGAACCAAAACCTGAATCGGACCAATGA
- a CDS encoding glutamine amidotransferase-related protein has product MRLGILQCDSVRPELQPEFGDYPDMFQRLLTTEAVQPEFRVYDLTAGKFPESPDECDAWLFTGSKWSVYDPDEWIARAHEFARELHASRQPTVGICFGHQLISRALGGRVEKAPIGWGVGVHTAGILRHEPWMQPDRDKLSLLVSHQDQVIEPPEGAELLAGHEFCPHDMFRIGDHILTFQGHPEFGPGYSQATMDMRRDTLGEDTYRAGVASLDNSIDPDVAAAWIHSFIARACGETAD; this is encoded by the coding sequence ATGCGCCTCGGCATTCTGCAATGCGATTCCGTCCGCCCCGAACTGCAACCGGAGTTCGGTGATTACCCCGATATGTTCCAGCGTCTTTTGACGACCGAAGCGGTGCAGCCCGAGTTCCGCGTGTACGACCTGACCGCCGGCAAGTTCCCCGAATCGCCGGACGAGTGCGACGCGTGGCTGTTCACGGGCAGCAAATGGAGTGTCTACGACCCGGATGAATGGATCGCGCGGGCACACGAGTTCGCCCGCGAGCTGCATGCATCACGGCAGCCGACCGTCGGCATCTGTTTCGGCCATCAACTCATCTCCCGGGCACTCGGCGGGCGCGTCGAGAAGGCGCCGATCGGGTGGGGCGTCGGGGTGCACACCGCCGGGATATTGCGGCACGAGCCGTGGATGCAGCCCGATCGCGACAAGCTGTCGCTGCTCGTGAGCCACCAGGATCAGGTGATCGAGCCGCCTGAAGGGGCGGAACTCCTCGCCGGGCACGAATTCTGCCCCCACGACATGTTCCGCATTGGCGATCACATCCTGACATTCCAGGGGCACCCGGAGTTCGGGCCGGGATACTCGCAGGCGACTATGGATATGCGCCGGGACACCCTGGGCGAAGACACCTACCGTGCCGGCGTCGCCTCGCTGGACAATTCGATCGATCCCGACGTCGCCGCCGCGTGGATCCACTCGTTCATCGCCCGCGCATGCGGGGAAACCGCTGACTGA
- a CDS encoding metal-dependent hydrolase: MDSLTQAALGGAVGGAVMGRRAGWRAFALGAGVGTLPDLDSFIPYGGAVADFTYHRGYTHALFVQTLAAPLIAWPIARWRAGHGESYRRWLLTVWLILITHALLDAVTIYGTQLWLPFSDYPVGLGSLFIIDPLYTLPLLVGIFVAVGNPWRRGRWNAAGLALSTAYLAWAIGAQQIVEHRAEAAIAREGLAVDRVLATPAPFNTLLWRVVAVGGDAHWEGFYTVGSGRPIDFNRYPNSPGLLEGIEDTWAVERLQYFTKGFYAVTERDGSVIVTDLRMGQARFYAFGFRVGERRDGRTIARDDARYEYPRPPMTTVFRELYACGRGRPTEVIDC, translated from the coding sequence ATGGACTCGCTGACGCAGGCGGCCCTCGGTGGGGCCGTCGGCGGTGCGGTGATGGGCCGGCGGGCAGGCTGGCGCGCGTTCGCACTCGGGGCCGGCGTCGGCACCCTGCCGGATCTCGACAGTTTCATCCCGTATGGCGGTGCGGTGGCCGATTTCACCTACCATCGCGGCTATACGCACGCCCTGTTCGTGCAGACCCTGGCGGCACCCTTGATCGCCTGGCCGATCGCGCGCTGGCGCGCGGGCCACGGCGAATCGTATCGGCGCTGGCTGCTGACCGTCTGGCTGATCCTGATCACGCACGCCCTGCTGGATGCCGTGACGATCTACGGGACGCAGTTGTGGCTGCCGTTCAGCGATTATCCGGTCGGGTTGGGGAGCCTGTTCATCATTGACCCGCTCTATACGCTCCCGTTACTGGTCGGGATCTTTGTGGCCGTGGGTAACCCGTGGCGACGCGGACGCTGGAACGCCGCCGGCCTGGCGCTGTCAACGGCCTATCTCGCCTGGGCGATCGGGGCGCAACAGATCGTGGAGCATAGGGCCGAGGCGGCGATCGCGCGCGAGGGGCTCGCGGTCGATCGGGTGCTGGCGACGCCGGCGCCATTCAATACGCTGCTGTGGCGCGTGGTCGCGGTGGGTGGCGATGCGCACTGGGAGGGCTTCTATACGGTGGGCTCGGGGAGGCCGATCGATTTCAATCGGTACCCGAATTCACCCGGGTTGCTCGAAGGGATCGAGGATACCTGGGCGGTCGAGCGCCTGCAGTATTTCACGAAGGGGTTTTACGCGGTCACCGAGCGCGACGGTTCGGTCATAGTGACCGATCTGCGCATGGGGCAGGCGCGGTTCTATGCCTTCGGTTTCCGCGTGGGAGAACGTCGGGACGGACGCACGATCGCCCGCGATGATGCACGTTACGAATACCCCCGGCCACCAATGACCACGGTGTTCCGGGAACTGTACGCCTGTGGTCGCGGCCGGCCGACCGAGGTGATCGACTGCTGA
- a CDS encoding nucleoside recognition domain-containing protein, with protein MNAIFFAIVFIAFTVAAWRQAGWSPPSDDPDAQSPMEALGLGMIDSAEGAVTLALGLIGVMGLFLGLMKVAEYGGLLRIIAKVLRPLLVRLFPEVPADHPAMGAVVMNLSANALGLGNAATPFGIRAMQELDRLNPHKGTATNAMALFLAINTSSITLLPTGVIALRAAAGSTDPAGIVPTTLVATLCSTIVAITSCKLLQHRFATPPPDPVGADDPADAATAYQESPVEAPLPETTDEAYSTPVSVAVLLGLLALIPVTVVWGKAIAPWIVPGLMVLLLGFGALKRVRVYEAFVEGARDGFNVAVRIIPYLVAILVAVGMFRASGAMEMLIGPLGALTAVVGLPADALPMALLRPLSGSGAYGVLASIIQDPAVGPDSYTGYLVSTMQGSTETTFYVLAVYFGAVNVRRVRHALPCALMADVAGIAGAVAICLILYGGVS; from the coding sequence ATGAACGCGATCTTCTTCGCCATCGTTTTCATCGCCTTCACGGTCGCCGCCTGGCGCCAGGCCGGCTGGAGCCCGCCGTCGGACGACCCCGACGCGCAATCGCCCATGGAGGCGCTCGGGCTCGGCATGATCGACTCGGCGGAAGGGGCCGTCACGCTCGCGCTCGGCCTGATCGGGGTGATGGGGCTGTTCCTCGGTCTGATGAAGGTGGCCGAATACGGCGGCCTCCTGCGGATCATCGCCAAGGTCCTGCGCCCGCTGCTGGTCCGGTTGTTCCCGGAGGTGCCGGCCGATCATCCGGCGATGGGCGCGGTGGTCATGAATCTCTCGGCCAACGCGCTCGGGTTGGGCAATGCCGCTACCCCGTTCGGCATCCGGGCGATGCAGGAACTCGACCGCCTCAATCCCCACAAGGGCACCGCGACCAACGCGATGGCCCTGTTCCTGGCGATCAATACCTCCTCGATCACGCTGTTGCCGACCGGCGTGATCGCGCTGCGGGCCGCCGCCGGCTCGACCGATCCCGCCGGGATCGTGCCGACGACGCTGGTGGCCACCCTGTGCTCCACCATCGTCGCCATCACGAGCTGCAAGCTGCTGCAGCACCGCTTCGCGACCCCGCCGCCCGATCCCGTCGGCGCGGACGACCCGGCCGATGCAGCGACGGCGTATCAGGAGTCGCCCGTCGAAGCGCCGCTGCCGGAGACCACGGATGAGGCCTATTCCACGCCGGTATCGGTGGCCGTGTTGCTGGGATTACTGGCGCTGATCCCCGTTACCGTCGTCTGGGGCAAGGCGATCGCCCCCTGGATCGTGCCGGGGCTGATGGTGCTGCTGCTTGGCTTCGGGGCGCTCAAGCGCGTGCGCGTGTACGAAGCGTTTGTCGAGGGCGCGCGCGACGGCTTCAATGTCGCCGTGCGCATCATCCCGTATCTGGTCGCGATCCTTGTCGCCGTCGGGATGTTCCGCGCGTCCGGCGCCATGGAAATGCTGATCGGTCCGCTGGGCGCCCTGACGGCGGTCGTCGGTCTGCCCGCGGATGCCCTGCCGATGGCGCTGCTGCGGCCACTGTCCGGCTCCGGCGCCTATGGCGTGCTGGCCTCCATCATCCAGGACCCGGCGGTCGGCCCCGACAGCTATACGGGCTATCTCGTAAGCACGATGCAGGGCTCGACCGAGACGACGTTCTACGTCCTGGCCGTCTACTTCGGCGCCGTCAATGTCCGCCGCGTACGGCACGCACTGCCCTGCGCGCTGATGGCCGACGTAGCGGGTATCGCCGGCGCGGTCGCGATCTGTCTGATCCTGTATGGCGGCGTCAGCTGA
- a CDS encoding Mth938-like domain-containing protein — translation MTTSTSASPRIEHIDWGAMTVTGLGTGKDFKLWPGGGRAWDWSETGTRHVPGIQPEDVEELLATGATTIILTRGMWRALRTQQSTLDHLEQAGATVHVLETREAVEKYNELATAGEPVAGLFHSTC, via the coding sequence ATGACGACATCCACTTCGGCTTCACCGCGTATCGAGCACATCGACTGGGGCGCGATGACCGTCACAGGCCTGGGGACGGGGAAGGACTTCAAGCTCTGGCCCGGGGGCGGCCGCGCGTGGGACTGGAGCGAGACCGGGACACGCCATGTCCCGGGCATCCAGCCGGAGGACGTCGAGGAACTGCTCGCCACGGGCGCCACCACGATCATCCTCACCCGCGGCATGTGGCGCGCCCTGCGCACGCAGCAGTCGACGCTCGACCACCTGGAGCAGGCCGGCGCCACCGTTCATGTCCTGGAGACCCGCGAAGCGGTCGAAAAATACAACGAACTCGCCACCGCCGGCGAGCCTGTGGCGGGGTTGTTTCATTCGACCTGTTAA
- the putP gene encoding sodium/proline symporter PutP — translation MDEVALNAPTLTTFAVYLLAMLGLGVLAYRATSNLSDYVLGGRSLGPGVGALSAGASDMSGWLLLGLPGAIYASGMNQAWIGIGLTIGAYLNWQFVAKRLRIYTEVASDSITVPDYLENRFADHSKVLRVISAAVILLFFAFYTSSGLVAGAKLFEASFGLTYGSALWIGGLVIISYTFLGGFLAVSWTDFVQGILMFAALVMVPLIAINLFGGVNELGGWGEAVQRVGEMDASRNDIMSGMTTFGIISLMAWGLGYFGQPHIIVRFMALRSAADVPKARLIGITWMVVALFGSIFTGYIGFAYFADNPLPDGEKVFIALSTTLANPWVAGALLAAILSAIMSTIDSQLLVSSSALAEDIYKPFIRPDASQNELVWVGRFAVVGIALIALLIAGDPDSRVLGLVSYAWGGFGAAFGPVIILSLFWRGMTRNGALAGIIVGAATVVIWKQLSGGMFDMYEILPGFILCTIAIVVVSKMGHTPQSVTDEFDKAAKQWA, via the coding sequence ATGGATGAAGTCGCCCTGAACGCACCTACGCTCACGACCTTCGCGGTCTATCTGCTCGCCATGCTCGGGCTCGGCGTGCTCGCCTACCGGGCGACCAGTAATCTCTCCGATTACGTGCTCGGTGGCCGCAGCCTCGGTCCCGGGGTCGGGGCGCTTTCCGCCGGTGCCTCCGATATGAGCGGCTGGCTGCTGCTCGGGCTGCCCGGCGCGATCTACGCCTCCGGTATGAACCAGGCCTGGATCGGCATCGGTCTTACGATCGGCGCCTATCTCAACTGGCAGTTCGTGGCGAAGCGCCTGCGTATCTATACCGAAGTGGCCAGTGACTCGATCACGGTCCCGGATTACCTCGAGAATCGCTTCGCCGACCACAGCAAGGTGCTGCGGGTCATCTCCGCGGCCGTGATCCTGCTGTTTTTCGCTTTCTATACCTCGTCCGGCCTGGTCGCCGGTGCGAAGCTGTTCGAGGCCAGCTTCGGTCTGACCTACGGAAGTGCACTCTGGATCGGTGGTCTGGTGATCATCTCCTACACGTTCCTGGGCGGCTTCCTCGCGGTCTCCTGGACCGACTTCGTCCAGGGCATCCTGATGTTCGCCGCGCTGGTCATGGTCCCGCTGATCGCGATCAACCTGTTCGGCGGCGTCAACGAGCTCGGCGGTTGGGGCGAGGCCGTGCAGCGCGTGGGCGAGATGGACGCGAGCCGGAACGACATCATGAGCGGCATGACCACGTTCGGCATCATCTCGCTGATGGCGTGGGGACTCGGCTACTTCGGTCAGCCGCATATCATCGTGCGCTTCATGGCGCTGCGCTCGGCCGCTGATGTGCCGAAGGCCCGCCTGATCGGCATTACCTGGATGGTCGTGGCGCTGTTCGGCTCCATCTTCACGGGCTATATCGGCTTCGCGTATTTTGCCGACAACCCGCTGCCGGACGGCGAAAAGGTCTTCATCGCGCTGTCCACCACGCTCGCCAACCCGTGGGTGGCCGGCGCCCTGCTGGCCGCGATCCTGTCGGCGATCATGTCGACGATCGACTCTCAGCTGCTCGTATCGTCGAGCGCGCTCGCGGAGGACATCTACAAGCCGTTCATCCGGCCCGACGCTTCCCAGAACGAGCTGGTCTGGGTCGGGCGTTTCGCAGTGGTCGGTATCGCGCTCATCGCGCTGCTGATCGCGGGCGATCCGGACAGCCGGGTGCTCGGCCTCGTGTCCTACGCCTGGGGTGGATTCGGCGCCGCGTTCGGTCCGGTCATCATCCTGTCGCTGTTCTGGCGCGGCATGACCCGCAACGGCGCCCTCGCAGGCATCATCGTCGGCGCGGCAACGGTCGTGATCTGGAAGCAGCTCTCGGGCGGCATGTTCGACATGTACGAGATCCTGCCGGGCTTCATCCTCTGCACCATCGCGATCGTGGTGGTCAGCAAGATGGGCCACACCCCGCAGTCGGTGACCGACGAGTTCGACAAGGCCGCGAAACAGTGGGCCTGA
- a CDS encoding trimethylamine methyltransferase family protein, with translation MGRSRLPCPRARHRPMPMCPDSAIDRVSTPYDLLTSAQVERLRADADRILDEIGLEVREHPDALERFAAAGARIDGTRVRFEPGLARALVQHSAPPRFTQRARNPVNDVVFGGHGTVTAPAAGPPMVRGRDGIRRYARLEDFRDFARLTQASDAIDHAGAMYCEPTDCDAAVRHLRSLEAALRLTDKPVMGYGRDSDQVTDSIDAMRAVFGEATMANECCLLTMANIEAPLVLTGTTAEALMRTSAAGQAVLVASYPVLGMTAPVTVGTALAQMLAEVQAGAALTQLVRPGAPVMVGMSGAVFSMRAMRPEFGGVEGLFLMSAGAQLARDLGCPVRGDGAVTSSKLPDAQASGDATRGLACAHAANVDFALHSAGWLEAGLVMSLERFAHDVDSIAAVRAQGLNAPTPEPGRGWEALMAEWREPPMDSSTAQTLADFIGERTRRRLREAAT, from the coding sequence ATGGGACGATCACGGCTCCCGTGCCCGCGTGCACGCCATCGCCCCATGCCGATGTGCCCGGATTCCGCCATCGACCGCGTATCGACCCCGTACGATCTGCTGACGTCGGCGCAGGTGGAACGTCTGCGCGCCGATGCCGATCGGATTCTCGACGAGATCGGGCTCGAGGTTCGTGAGCACCCGGACGCGCTCGAGCGCTTCGCCGCCGCGGGTGCCCGGATCGATGGCACGCGCGTGCGGTTCGAGCCGGGCCTGGCACGGGCGCTTGTCCAGCACAGCGCGCCGCCCCGTTTCACACAGCGCGCGCGTAACCCCGTAAACGATGTCGTCTTCGGCGGCCACGGCACGGTGACCGCGCCCGCCGCCGGACCGCCGATGGTGCGCGGGCGCGACGGCATCCGGCGCTATGCCCGGCTCGAAGACTTCCGCGACTTTGCGCGGCTGACGCAGGCAAGCGATGCCATCGACCACGCGGGCGCCATGTACTGCGAGCCCACCGACTGCGATGCCGCCGTGCGCCATCTGCGCTCGCTCGAAGCCGCCTTGCGGCTGACCGATAAGCCGGTCATGGGCTATGGGCGCGACAGTGACCAGGTAACGGACAGTATCGACGCGATGCGCGCGGTGTTCGGGGAGGCGACGATGGCCAACGAGTGCTGTCTGCTTACGATGGCGAACATCGAAGCGCCGCTCGTGCTGACCGGGACCACGGCCGAGGCGCTCATGCGGACCTCGGCGGCAGGGCAGGCCGTGCTGGTCGCTTCGTATCCGGTCCTCGGCATGACGGCACCGGTCACGGTGGGTACCGCGCTCGCACAGATGCTCGCGGAAGTGCAGGCGGGCGCCGCGCTGACCCAGCTCGTGCGGCCTGGTGCGCCGGTCATGGTGGGGATGTCCGGAGCCGTGTTCTCCATGCGCGCGATGCGCCCGGAGTTCGGCGGTGTCGAGGGCCTGTTCCTGATGAGCGCCGGGGCGCAACTGGCGCGTGATCTGGGTTGCCCCGTGCGCGGGGATGGGGCGGTTACGTCATCCAAGCTGCCCGACGCGCAGGCGTCGGGCGATGCCACCCGCGGCCTTGCCTGCGCGCATGCCGCGAATGTGGATTTCGCGTTGCATTCGGCCGGCTGGCTGGAGGCGGGCCTGGTCATGTCGCTCGAGCGGTTCGCACACGATGTCGATTCGATCGCGGCGGTACGCGCGCAGGGGCTGAATGCGCCCACGCCGGAGCCGGGGCGCGGCTGGGAAGCCCTGATGGCCGAGTGGCGCGAACCGCCCATGGACAGCTCGACCGCGCAGACGCTGGCGGATTTCATTGGCGAACGGACGCGCCGCCGTCTCCGGGAGGCGGCGACGTGA
- a CDS encoding zinc metallopeptidase has product MHFVIFGLILLALVFGPGLWVQHVMRRYSEPADRYPGTGAELVRHLAERLGLPDLRVERTQAGDHYDPTCGVVRLTADKYDGRSLTAITVAAHEVGHALQDRDGYAPLRWRTRLIGATRNAERVGAGLMMAAPFLAMLSRAPSIGLLTFFGGMLSLGSSVLVHLVTLPTEFDASFNRALPILQSHRILKQPDRRHARRLLMAAALTYVSASLMSLLNVARWWALVRR; this is encoded by the coding sequence ATGCACTTCGTGATCTTCGGCCTGATCCTCCTTGCCCTGGTATTCGGCCCTGGCCTCTGGGTACAGCATGTCATGCGCCGCTACAGCGAACCCGCGGATCGTTATCCGGGCACTGGTGCCGAACTGGTGCGCCATCTGGCGGAACGTCTGGGTCTTCCGGATCTGCGGGTAGAGCGCACACAGGCGGGCGATCACTACGATCCCACCTGTGGCGTCGTCCGTCTGACCGCGGACAAGTACGACGGGCGCTCGCTGACCGCGATCACGGTGGCGGCCCATGAAGTGGGACACGCGCTCCAGGACCGGGATGGCTACGCGCCCCTGCGCTGGCGCACGCGGTTGATCGGTGCGACCCGCAATGCCGAGCGCGTCGGCGCCGGCCTGATGATGGCCGCCCCGTTTCTCGCCATGCTGAGCCGTGCGCCCTCCATCGGCCTGCTGACCTTCTTTGGCGGCATGCTGAGTCTGGGTTCGTCGGTGCTCGTGCACCTGGTCACCCTGCCCACGGAGTTCGATGCGAGTTTCAACCGTGCCCTGCCGATCCTTCAGAGCCACCGGATCCTCAAGCAGCCGGATCGCCGCCACGCTCGGCGACTACTGATGGCCGCGGCGCTGACGTATGTCTCGGCCTCGCTGATGAGTCTCCTGAACGTGGCGCGCTGGTGGGCACTTGTCCGCCGCTGA
- a CDS encoding DUF411 domain-containing protein: MFVATPLHAAAMTVYKTATCGCCSAWVEHVRQAGFDVEAIDVERARLIEYKREAGLDQRLASCHTARIDGYVIEGHVPAADIRRLLEERPDVAGLAVPGMPVGSPGMEYGDRVDPYRVIAFDEQGGMRIFAEYGN, encoded by the coding sequence ATGTTCGTGGCCACACCGCTGCACGCGGCCGCCATGACCGTCTACAAAACGGCCACCTGCGGGTGCTGCAGCGCCTGGGTGGAACACGTCCGCCAGGCCGGGTTCGATGTCGAGGCGATCGATGTCGAGCGGGCCCGGCTTATCGAGTACAAGCGGGAAGCCGGTCTTGATCAGCGCCTCGCGAGTTGCCACACGGCGCGGATCGACGGCTACGTGATCGAAGGACACGTGCCGGCGGCGGATATCCGGCGTCTGCTTGAAGAGCGGCCCGACGTGGCCGGGCTGGCGGTGCCGGGCATGCCGGTCGGTTCGCCTGGCATGGAGTACGGCGATCGGGTCGATCCATACCGGGTGATCGCGTTCGACGAGCAGGGCGGTATGCGGATCTTCGCGGAATACGGGAACTGA
- a CDS encoding cation diffusion facilitator family transporter has protein sequence MKTERGALLLSCGTALLMAALGLAFAFITNSRAIMLDGVYNLMYFGVALITLRVERLTSLPDSARFPFGHAYFESLVNAGKGLMILGISAVALFDSGMSLWSGGRAIAVGPAIGYALAATIVCSLTAFILRRGQRSLDSPLIRADADNWVLDAVISAAVLGAFCLAPIFHALDWGTAARYIDPVLVAAVVLLFLGVPVRMARDAILELLNQSPGAAIEQPVTAAIDEALADLPVQQRFVRMVRPGRILYVTVHVVLADDFADQRLVALDRLRGEVDAAVRSVHPRSIVDTLFTADVRWAAPTAGLTAPKAEAP, from the coding sequence ATGAAGACCGAACGTGGCGCACTTCTCCTGTCCTGCGGGACTGCCCTGCTCATGGCCGCACTCGGGCTCGCGTTCGCGTTCATCACGAACTCGCGCGCGATCATGCTCGATGGCGTGTACAACCTGATGTACTTCGGTGTCGCGCTGATCACGCTGCGGGTCGAGCGCCTGACGAGTCTTCCGGACAGCGCCCGCTTCCCGTTTGGCCACGCCTATTTCGAATCCCTGGTCAATGCGGGCAAAGGCCTGATGATCCTCGGGATTTCGGCGGTCGCGCTGTTCGACTCCGGGATGTCTCTGTGGTCTGGAGGACGCGCGATCGCGGTGGGCCCCGCGATCGGGTATGCGCTCGCCGCCACGATCGTGTGCTCGCTGACCGCGTTCATCCTGCGCCGCGGACAGCGTTCGCTGGACAGCCCGCTGATCCGGGCCGATGCGGACAACTGGGTGCTCGATGCCGTGATCTCGGCGGCCGTACTGGGGGCGTTCTGTCTGGCGCCCATCTTCCACGCGCTGGACTGGGGTACGGCGGCCCGCTATATCGACCCCGTGCTGGTGGCGGCGGTGGTACTCCTGTTCCTCGGCGTGCCGGTGCGCATGGCGCGTGATGCGATCCTCGAGCTGCTGAACCAGTCGCCCGGCGCCGCCATCGAGCAACCCGTGACGGCCGCCATTGATGAGGCCCTGGCGGACCTGCCGGTGCAGCAACGGTTCGTGCGCATGGTCCGTCCCGGGCGGATCCTGTACGTCACCGTGCATGTCGTGCTTGCCGACGACTTCGCCGATCAGCGTCTGGTCGCGCTCGATCGGCTGCGCGGCGAGGTCGACGCGGCGGTCCGTTCGGTGCATCCGCGTTCGATCGTGGACACGCTGTTCACGGCGGATGTGCGCTGGGCCGCACCGACCGCCGGCCTGACGGCACCGAAGGCGGAGGCACCCTGA
- the pbpG gene encoding D-alanyl-D-alanine endopeptidase — MYRTIARRLWIMLFALATPALAVADNTNGVSPDPAGIELASVHAAVADLDSGTVLYRKHERRVVPIASVTKLMTAMVVLDSGEPLGESLTAVKRDTPAANNAFTRIRIGSRLPRGDLLRLALMSSENHAAYLLARHHPGGFSAFVEAMNAKAAALGMHDTRFVGPSGLDTGNRSTAADLLVMLRAAEEYDTIREYTQTRRFLANFQHPGYTLHYGNTNVLVYRDHWDVGLSKTGYLNEAGRCLVMVTEIDGRRIGMVLLNSFGKRSPMGDAGRIRNWLRTGHGGAIAQAARQYEQRRAAAFEQTQHAEASIQ, encoded by the coding sequence GTGTACCGGACAATCGCGCGTCGCCTCTGGATCATGCTGTTCGCGCTGGCGACGCCAGCGCTAGCGGTCGCGGACAATACCAACGGTGTCTCTCCGGACCCCGCCGGCATCGAACTGGCCTCGGTGCACGCGGCGGTCGCCGATCTCGACAGCGGTACCGTGCTCTACCGCAAACACGAGCGCCGCGTCGTCCCGATCGCCTCGGTCACGAAACTGATGACGGCGATGGTCGTACTCGATTCCGGTGAGCCTCTGGGCGAATCGCTGACGGCGGTGAAACGTGATACACCCGCGGCCAACAATGCCTTCACCCGCATCCGTATCGGCTCGCGGCTCCCTCGTGGCGACCTGTTGCGCCTTGCCCTGATGTCCTCGGAAAACCACGCCGCCTACCTGCTGGCGCGGCACCATCCCGGGGGGTTCTCCGCCTTCGTGGAGGCGATGAACGCCAAGGCGGCGGCGCTGGGGATGCACGACACCCGGTTCGTGGGCCCCAGCGGTCTCGACACGGGCAATCGCTCCACCGCCGCGGACCTGCTGGTCATGCTGCGCGCGGCCGAGGAATACGACACGATCCGCGAATACACCCAGACCCGCCGCTTCCTGGCGAACTTCCAGCACCCCGGGTACACCCTGCACTACGGCAATACCAACGTCCTCGTGTACCGCGACCACTGGGATGTCGGGCTGAGCAAGACCGGCTACCTGAACGAGGCCGGTCGCTGCCTGGTCATGGTCACGGAGATCGACGGGCGCCGGATCGGGATGGTCCTGCTGAACTCATTCGGCAAGCGGTCACCGATGGGGGACGCCGGGCGCATCCGCAACTGGCTGCGCACGGGCCATGGCGGCGCGATCGCGCAGGCCGCACGGCAGTATGAACAGCGGCGCGCCGCGGCCTTCGAGCAGACCCAGCACGCCGAGGCGAGCATCCAGTAA